GATTTGAGGCACTTTGTGAGAAGATGCATAGGATTGCATCTTGTGTTATTATatactttacattacattacagtacagtcaAATATAAAGATTAACTGTCTTCTCCATGCACTGTATTACATGAGAAATGAAAGCGACATCAGTGTTCCCCTGAAGTTTCTGTGGCCATCAAGACCTGTTTGTGGTATGTACTGAAAACCTAACCAAtttctcttcttctttttcCTGTTTGTCCATCAACTTGCACCTCACCTTCTCATTTTTCAACTTGCTGTAAAAATCCCTTTATAAACCACAGAGCAGAACTGAGCGCACAGACGCTGAATAGTAAAACAAAACTATTATCTGCTCTATATACAGGTATGTCAATAACCTTTTGTTTCATAGTTTTAAGGAAAATATCTTTAGCCAATGACCTTCTAATGAGATATTTTTCACAGCATGTAACTTTAAAGCAGCTATAGTGAACAGTCACAGAGAGATTTAGTAAAAAGGCATAAATGTAGCATCACATTTCAGTGTTAAGTCTATGCTTTTGATAGAtcagtggccggttgcataaacatagccacTTAGTTAAGACTgtgtcttaaaggaacagtatgtaggattgtggtcaaaactggtactgcaatcacaaaacttgtggctaaaactggtactgccatcacacaactggtggccaaaatacaacatgacaacataaacatcagttgagggctgcaactccactttttaaatgacaatatccttgCTGGATCAATGTTGTCAGCGATATAAGTATTTGagatgaaaatgatttcttaatgtctagtgacatatcagggcccttttatgattaattgatataaatttcttacatactggtCCTTTAATTTTCAGTTTCATGTAACTGAATGAAAAAGTTATGACCAACTTAAAGAAAAAAGGCAGTTTAAAGAGTTTAAACAGTTTATGCAACCAGCCACGTGTATATGTAAGGCAACATGCAATATGGCTTCAATAATGCACTTGAGGTAAATGTGTATGCATTAATCTTAAATGCACTTTGGTTCTGAAAGAAACCTAGCAGAATCAAGAGGCACAAGGACAGAATCTATTCACAGATGAAAAACTGAGATTGTACTGCCTTAAACTATTACAAATCAGAGAGGCTCTTAAGTCAACTAACCTACAAAATGATTATATAATGTTATAAAAGCATATAATTCACAAAGCCTGGTGTAAAAATATCAAAGGTTACAATATGGTGGATAACAAAAAACAACTACAATAACATTGAGGTTCCAGGTTCAGTATAAACACAGGCATGCATTCAAGCATACATAGAccgaaagagttaaaatccaACATCACAGCGGATTAAAGTCGATTCTGTCTTAGTGAACTCCATTAACCCATGCGGGTTGAGGGAACCTGGGAAAAAAGACAGCAGCATTTAATGTTTGTAGAGAAGAAAACAGGTGTGAATAAGAttttactctttccccgccattgatgagttatatcgtcaattaagagaaacatGTTCCTGAttagtttttatgttaatctgtaatacagTGATTATCGACACGATGGCGCACTTACccaataaaaaaactaaagcaaaaaaatatttactaattttaaactcatttaaaattttataatcattctgaatctgatctctaacaaaatttcttcacaaaaagtgcaattatttcagctttttgctaaaaaaagtttctttattaagaaaaatacccatatttaaaagtttataagcGGAGGAAAAATATAGAGggtctgatttttttaatttgatatatttgtatgtttatatattttttaaagaaaattttcctggaaggcattttgtgaaacttttgtgacaaatcacaaaaaatgctggcgggcaactttcaaaaaaaaaaaaaattaataataaaggCCACCGGGGAATGAGTCAAGTATGTATGACAAAAGCATGCATTGTGATTTTAcgtttacgcatttggcagatgctttaacgTTAAGCGAGTTGTTTTCAAGTTATACCTTTTTTAGCAGTATATGTGATCTTGGGATTGAACGCTTCAGCTTTGTGTTGCTAAACCAATTAAGCTAGAGGAACCCATCTTataggcttagctaaagccaggactacaccttagttaaatgtttaaagggacactccaatttttttgaaaacagttttcagctcccctagagtttaacatttgatttttaccattttggaatctattcagctgaCTTTtggcatagtttagcataatctattgaatctgattagaccattagcatcaccaTCAAAGATAACCAAAGAGTTCCGAGATTTTtccttttttacaatttttcctacttggtaacttttaatggcacgggactattttcgggcattgtgtaatatcattgcgcctgctgcagccatgttacggcagcaagtcctagattattacgccagaataagagtatagttcctagccatatctgccaagaaaatcacaacttttaaatttccatcagtcttagtacacaatgtaactacaaaagagtcaagttttaaaaaggaaaaatatcgaagctctttggttatttctgagcgcgatgctaatggtctaatcagattcaatgaattatgctaagctatgctaaaagtggtaacgccagacccggagatcagctaaatggatttcaaaacggtaaaaattaaatgtttaataggggagctgaaaaattagcctattttcaaaaaaagtggagtgtccctttaagcatcttttataaatacgccaaatcaatggcactggcatattttaagatccttcagtaaaagttattttcagttgagactgctcaaacatgtgttttagtctaggactagccttaagccttgtctgtgaaacacTGTGACTAGATTTTTCAACTAcactttactgtattttaagTTTGGTTGAACTGAAGATAACTTCAGTTCAATCAAGGTATCTTATGTCGAAAGAagaatatttattacatttaagcccatcttttttcaatgcttgcacttttaatctttgtacagcacttcgtgaatgtgttagcatttagcctagccgcattcattcctatggcttcaaacaaaagttttattttgttccaccatacttactggtgtaactactcatgtaacagtctttaaatggggaaaacatggaagtgtttggtggcttctaaattcatcccgtttggagccataggaatgaatggggctagcctaaatgctaacacattcacaacacgctgaacaaagattaaaagtgaacgcattgaaaaaagacagggatgtattcattcatctaagttgaggtaaaaacatagtaaaatattgaaaaacggtggtgttttcctttaagatttatatatttataaaaatatgtttatgtaGACCACTAAACATTCTATCAACAGTACAATTAAGTCGAGTATTTTAATGGTTTTCTTTGTTACTGTGTGACTTAAGTAgaaattatgttcacctgtgaAATTTTTACTCCAGTCAGTTTTTCCACCGTCATCGGCAGGCGACTCATAATATCCAGAACCTCTCCAGCCAGTTTAGCCGCACCCACTTCTGACCCTCCACTGGACACCATGGTGACCTTCTGGACTGAAGCGAGTGGCTTGCTGATCTCCTCTGCCATCTAAAGGTGTGGAGGACAATATTAAACATACATCCTCTTTTCACTGTTCCtatttatattttatcagtACGGAGGTCCCCTTAAAATCCTTTGGCCAGCTAATGAAATGCTCTGTTAGGAATTGAGAAACTGATAAGACTAACCAGTGGGAGTGTCTCAAGCAGCATGTCCACCATGGCTCCCTCTTTGTACTCTTTAAAAGCTTCTGcctttttggccatctgctctGCTTCAGCGCGACCCTTCGCCTCCAACGCGAAGGCCTCGGCCTCTCCCCTCATCTGAGAGATAAGAAATAAGAGATAGATGGAGAATGTGAGAGGAAGATATGTGTCACACAGCAAGAGCACGGTAAAAGACAACAGGGTGTGGAGATGTTGTGTGGTTTACACCCAATGTCACCAGCATGGAGGGATTCATGAACTCACTCTGATGGATTCGGCCTCAGCTTCTGCCTCCATGATCAACTGTAGTCTGTTagatgagaaaaaaaaatacgATTTAATGTGGTTTCATACTTGGACACCACTGGATTTCTGTTATACATCAAACGTGATGTTTTCACCTCATTGCCTCAGCGAGCTTCTCGACACGATATCTCTCAGCATCAGCTGGCTTTCTGACCTTAGCTTCCAGTTCTTTCTCCCTACGGGTGATCTCCTGCTCCTGCAGGGTGATCTGCTGTGTGCGCTCCACAACCTGAACCTGCATCTTTTCCTCCTCGATGCGCTGCTTTGTCTTAGCCACCTATTGCAGGTAACAAAGGATAAAGTTTAACACTTGAGGTGACCAAGCAACATATCACATACgtgaccatggaccacaaaaccagtcgtaagatctttttaaattgagatttatacaaaccactgatgtatggtttgttatgataggacaatatttggctgagatgcAAAAATGtgaaatctggaatctgagggtgaaaaaaaattgcatttaaagttcaaagtccacatgaagtccTTCAACAACACATTACTAATGACAAGATTGCTTTTAGCACTCTCTACTGGCTTACTGCTGTAATGACCTTGTGGAGTGAATGGGGATacatcaaaataattaaatgaaaagtcaataattttgacccatgcaatatatttttggcttttctacaaatatacccatgcgacttacaactggttttgtggtccagggtcacatatgctGTTAAAGTTTCATAGttgtagatatttttcctaaaaTTCCTGAAATTTTTAACTTAAGAgatgatttacataaaattaataAGTTATAATGACGTTCGAAACAGAGCCGATCAGAGCAAATGTTAAATGGAGCCGAGTTTTGGACTTAAACGTGTGATGTTCCAAGACATATGGAAACGAAGCGAATGATACAATTTCCTCTCGCAGATGGACATCAAATATTGCACATCTATTTAGGATGTTAGTAATACCTGAAGCTGATAGGCCATTTCAGACTCCGCCTTCTTGGTATTGACCTCAACGTCATAGGCGGCCTTCTTGAGCTCAAAGTCTCTCTGGGCTTTGGCCATCTCAATCTCATTCTTATACTGAGCAGAGACCTTCTCCTGCATTGCATGAGCCtcctacacacaaacacacacatgtacacatTTAGTTTTGTTCAAAACCATTCAACACTTAcaagaaaagtaaaaaagtatCTGACCCTCATAACAGCATCTCTCTTAAACTGAGCCTCTCCGATACGAGCGTCTTTTTGCACCTGAGCGGTACGAGCTTTACCCAGAGAGACGAGATAACCCTGTGTGAGAGAGTACAGGTGAGTTTAATACTGAAGTATACATACACTcacttatttttattaataattgtATGTAGAGCTCAGAAAAGGTCACCTGATCATCATGAACATCTTTGAGTGTGTAGCTGACAACACCGATCCCCATATTGACCAGGTCAGAGGAGGCGACCTTAAATACCTGCTCTGAAAACTTTTTACGGTCCTGGTAAATCTCCTGCAGAAAGAAAGATAAAGATGATAAATGTCACTTTTATATAATTAAGCATTAAATAATGATCTTGTCTCTAGTGTCTCTGGGTTGATCGAGTATATAGGTCAGGGATTTGGGCCTCTGGTTTTAAAAACAGACTTTTTGTTCTCTGTACCTCCACAGTCAGATGAGCGATAATGGCTCTCTGATGTCCCTCAAGAGTCTCCAAAGCAATCTGAGAGATCTCAGTCTCGGACTTCCCCATGAACATCTGGCAAGCTGCGGCCAGCATTTCTTTATTTTGCCCCTGGATCTTCACCTGCAGAGAAAGGGTGACAGGTTTCATAGACTGTACACTTGAGTTTGGAGCTTTTGCATTGTTTGTGTGTATCACTAACCTGGGCAATGCCTGTCACTGAGATAGGTACTCCATGTCTGGTGTAGACCTTATCACTCTTCACATTAAGAGTGAGAGTATTAAGAGATATCCTGGAAGAAAGAAAACTAAAGCATAAACAAATGGTATAAAAGAATAAGGCAGATACAGCAGttactgatttattttaaatctgtGCAGAGATCTAATCTATATCCTAACATGTTTTCAGCACAAATAATCACTTTATCGTCCATAAAAGCAGAATACTGTATGAAGCAAAACAATCAGAACATGTGTGATACTTAAAGGTGCTGTGTCATCCtgctcttaaagggatagttcactttaaaatgaaaattctgtcatcatttactcattatcatgttgttctaaacctgtatgaatttatttttttctgatgaacacaaaataagatattttgagaaatgatggtaaacaaacagcagatagtgaccattaatataaaggaataaaaaatatgatggaatgtaatgggtaccatcaaatGTGTGCTcaccataatttatcaaaatattttctttatcatttatcacaatacttccaaaaataaattaattttttcctactatggaagtcaatggtcacctgtgtgtttaccataatttctcaaaatatcttcttttgtgttcatcagaaaaaaagaaattcatacaggtttagaacaacatgaggatgagtaaatgatgacagaattttcattttaaagtgaactatccctttaactaaaCATCTGAATGGATACTTAAAGTTCTCTTTGTACATAATGCTAGAATCATTACAGGTAttgtaataaatgtataaacgGTCAGTTCCAGTCTTTGATTTTGATCGGTCAAtaactgttttattttttgataaaacaCAGCTATGACCACAGCACCCAATGGGATAATGATAAAACAAGCTCCTTAAaaccaggggcgtcagtttgtgttgaaaagtggtggggacaaaagatcagatgaaaaaacattacagcaggacgggaaaaatattgaataacggcgcatcaaaaatgtgtGGTccacaacacaaaaatactcagcataaaacccttaACAATGTtgactgcacatgtaacagtagctggctccgccctcctacgtgcttccgcttaattttcatttcgcttcagcagtacgtctgggactgctctatagagttttgttttctcctgcaaaaatctgcaggaccaatcaacgaacagatgggggtggctaagaacgatgacgttgaggtcgtgcgtcagtttgagttctagttcagtaatggcagcggagaaagacgtgagaaaagctattcggtctgttgttgcaaaactgccgaatatacagaagttaaagtttgtctgattattctgacttgttgtttccggacggtttcacgttagcgattggctttggcagatcctgagtgactctgggcagatccaatagttttaaacttcaacaatggaccctccttaatggaagtaacgctttgcaatggagcgtggccagactctttgtacaaatgaaatgaatgtacgagagtctggttggaccaggctaatgTAATagtccctgcaacaccagctcaaccgaacagtgcaaaaacaccatactgtaaaaatcataatttcaacatgtgaccatggaccacaaaaccagtcgtacactgcaaaaaatgattttcaagaagaAATGTTCTTTgtatgtttgtcttgttttcagtaaaatatctaaaaattcttaaattaagatcaaaaatatcaaatgtaagtgattctgtgaataaaacaagcaaaaaaatctgccaattgggtaagcaaaaaatattgaaaaattaaattcaagaaaaattcagattttttgcttattgatatttttggtctaaaaactagatttttgtttatcaagaaaaagcatcttaatttaagaatttttagatatttttactgaaaacaaaaaaaatactaagatttttttttcttgaaaatctgactttcttacctagtatttttgtcttgttttcagtagaaagtaaaaaattttaaatcaagatgtattttcttgatgagcaaaataagtCTAATctaataagaaaataagtctagtttttagacaaaaaatatacaatttaagtgagtttgtgcttaaaacaggcaaaaatatctgccaatggtgtgagaagattttgcttaaattaagtgtttttttctttctaaaaatcttatttttagattttttttctcaacccattggcagatatttttgcttgttttaatcacaaattcacgtaaagtttatattttttgtctaaaaactagacttattttcttaggtcattttgctcatcaagaaaatcatctttatttaagaattttagatatttctactgaaaacaagacaaaaatactaagtaagaaagacatttttgcagtgtaagtcgcaaaggttttgtttgatttttcagaacattttaaccaaatgcttccaaaaagtggtggggacaaaatcagccatttcaaaaagtggtggggacatgtccccagcgtccccagtgtaaatgacacctatgcttaaaacatatttaaaatatatatatttaaaaaaaggattTAATGCATATTGTTATGTATAAAGCaatgtgtttaaaagttttgtttattgaaCATCATTtcagtatattttaatatttttcccaCTATATTTCCATAAAAAatgtcaggtggtacaaccaGCCTATTTGCCAGATAAGTTTTAATGCGCTCCCTGTGTCATGctgattgtatgtttatttgatagtgccatttaaaattataatccTGAAAATAGTTTGATAGTGTAAAACaattttaccataaaattaatatttgagaactatacatttttaaaacaataatttaaaaaagtaatcatAGACAACCTTAACTTCCATCTATTGAAACTAAAATTATTAACTAAATTATTTagcttaatgttttttatttctcaGGGGCATTCACAGCAGTAGCACCCTTTGACTTTCTGGTTGCACCACCTGACCTCTGCAATGACTTTTCTACTTGGATGCTGGTATAAGATTTTGCGTGTGATATCAACTTCATGaatagttttttaaaaatacaacaattataggtatttatacatatacatataggTATATAATCATGTTTATGCTGTTTATGCTTTTTAACTTCTTAGTCCCATGATTGTACTACCTTGAAGTTTGAGAACATCCACATTTTtggaaaaaagtttttaaattgttCTAATATCCCAACAACTACTAATATTTGAGAAATTTGTTTATAGGAAAGGTTTCGaacatcaaataaaaataattt
Above is a window of Paramisgurnus dabryanus chromosome 13, PD_genome_1.1, whole genome shotgun sequence DNA encoding:
- the flot1b gene encoding flotillin-1b, whose amino-acid sequence is MFYTCGPNEAMVVSGCGRSPPLLIAGGRVFVLPCIQKIQRISLNTLTLNVKSDKVYTRHGVPISVTGIAQVKIQGQNKEMLAAACQMFMGKSETEISQIALETLEGHQRAIIAHLTVEEIYQDRKKFSEQVFKVASSDLVNMGIGVVSYTLKDVHDDQGYLVSLGKARTAQVQKDARIGEAQFKRDAVMREAHAMQEKVSAQYKNEIEMAKAQRDFELKKAAYDVEVNTKKAESEMAYQLQVAKTKQRIEEEKMQVQVVERTQQITLQEQEITRREKELEAKVRKPADAERYRVEKLAEAMRLQLIMEAEAEAESIRMRGEAEAFALEAKGRAEAEQMAKKAEAFKEYKEGAMVDMLLETLPLMAEEISKPLASVQKVTMVSSGGSEVGAAKLAGEVLDIMSRLPMTVEKLTGVKISQVPSTRMG